The following proteins are co-located in the Methylomonas sp. 11b genome:
- a CDS encoding TMEM165/GDT1 family protein, with product MEYLAAFITQISALNLTELLATGGTSFALIAAAEIGDKSQLVCMTLASKHRPAPVLWGAIAAFALLNTLAVVFGAAIAKWLPEYLVAATVALLFAAFGLHALLNHDEDDDDEEIAEKSGHGIFFTTFLLITVAEFGDKTQLAVVAFSSTAQPIAVWLGSTLALAFTSGLGVLAGRTVLQKIPLSLLHKASGVFFLILSAIAAYKAYESLLAAGLLPQL from the coding sequence ATGGAATACCTAGCAGCATTCATCACCCAAATAAGCGCATTAAACCTTACGGAATTACTGGCGACCGGCGGCACCAGCTTTGCGCTGATCGCGGCAGCTGAAATCGGCGATAAAAGCCAATTGGTATGCATGACCTTAGCGTCCAAGCACAGACCGGCTCCAGTGCTGTGGGGGGCTATCGCCGCGTTCGCGCTGCTCAACACCTTGGCGGTGGTTTTCGGCGCGGCGATTGCGAAATGGTTACCGGAATATCTGGTCGCGGCCACCGTCGCCCTGCTCTTTGCCGCATTCGGTCTGCATGCCTTACTCAACCACGACGAAGACGATGACGACGAAGAAATCGCCGAGAAAAGCGGCCACGGCATTTTTTTTACGACCTTTTTATTGATTACCGTCGCCGAATTTGGCGATAAAACCCAACTGGCCGTTGTAGCGTTCAGCAGCACCGCGCAACCGATTGCGGTTTGGCTGGGCTCGACGCTGGCACTGGCCTTTACTTCAGGACTCGGCGTGCTGGCCGGGCGTACCGTATTGCAAAAAATCCCCTTGTCCTTGCTGCATAAAGCCAGCGGCGTGTTTTTCCTGATTTTATCGGCAATAGCGGCTTATAAAGCCTACGAAAGCTTGCTGGCGGCGGGTTTACTGCCGCAACTTTAG
- a CDS encoding ZIP family metal transporter yields MLNIQKTLEDYYLRLQAHPQYLHVMTLPLMQRWGVFIGLFLLSQLLVFGSLYLIFDKVVVIGFLASVLAGLATGIGALPALFFKNISDRLFNGLLGAAAGVMLAATAFSLLVPGLDYGEQIWPGKGLWIVSAGMLIGALFLHFADSRLPHLHFDSVSDHSLDSLQKISLFIIAITIHNFPEGMSVGVSFGSGDMKNGLVLSIAIALQNLPEGLAVALPLVGLGYNKWKAVAIATLTGLVEPVGGLLGITMVTVFSSVLPIAMGFAAGAMLFVISEEIIPETHSKGRSRIATFSLMAGFIIMMILDKILT; encoded by the coding sequence ATGCTGAATATTCAAAAAACGCTCGAAGACTACTATCTTCGCTTGCAAGCCCATCCCCAATACCTGCATGTAATGACCTTGCCGCTGATGCAACGTTGGGGTGTATTTATCGGTTTGTTTTTGCTCTCCCAGCTTTTGGTATTCGGCAGTCTGTACCTTATTTTTGACAAAGTGGTGGTGATCGGCTTTCTGGCCAGCGTGCTGGCGGGATTGGCGACCGGCATCGGCGCCTTACCTGCCCTGTTCTTTAAAAACATTTCCGACCGATTATTCAATGGTTTGCTGGGTGCCGCGGCTGGCGTGATGTTGGCAGCCACCGCCTTTTCTTTGTTGGTACCCGGCCTGGACTACGGCGAGCAAATCTGGCCCGGCAAAGGTTTATGGATCGTGTCGGCCGGCATGCTGATCGGTGCGCTGTTCCTGCATTTTGCCGACAGCCGTTTGCCGCATCTGCATTTTGATTCGGTCAGCGATCATTCCTTGGATTCGCTGCAAAAAATCTCTTTATTCATCATCGCCATCACCATCCATAACTTCCCGGAAGGCATGTCGGTCGGCGTCAGCTTTGGCTCCGGCGATATGAAAAATGGCTTGGTATTGTCTATTGCGATTGCCTTGCAAAACTTGCCGGAAGGTCTGGCGGTAGCGCTGCCCTTGGTGGGCTTGGGCTACAACAAATGGAAAGCCGTCGCCATCGCCACGTTGACAGGCTTGGTGGAACCGGTGGGTGGCCTGCTAGGCATTACCATGGTCACGGTGTTTTCATCGGTACTGCCGATTGCTATGGGGTTTGCGGCCGGTGCGATGTTGTTTGTCATCAGCGAAGAAATCATCCCGGAGACGCACTCCAAAGGCCGCTCGCGCATCGCTACATTTTCATTAATGGCCGGTTTCATCATCATGATGATCTTGGACAAAATACTGACATAA